A segment of the Psilocybe cubensis strain MGC-MH-2018 chromosome 5, whole genome shotgun sequence genome:
AGGGGATTCAGGTAGGCCTATAATGTCTGATTTTTATGCTGATTTGAACTTTCAACCAACAACATGCACTATTTATTAAAGGATTTGACGCTGGACAATAAATGAAATCTGGGACCACCATTCATCGATTGTATATCATTCGAATCATCTGACTGGAATCAAGTTTCTTGCGGATGCGCGACTAGCTTGAATCCAGACACCTGATCCTTCTGCAATCTAGCCAAACCTTCCGGAATACCTGCTAAACCACGAGGAAGAATTTCGATGCTGTTAGGCTGTTGAAATGGAGATTAATTGTTCTTATTTAGAATTGACCTGCAAAGGGAGCTAGAGACCTACCTTGATTACACCCTGCTCCAACCACGCGGTGATGTGATCGCGATAAAGACTTTCAAGCAGTTCGACGTTATTGGGGTCTCTTAAAAACCCGCTGACAGTGGTGACCTTCTTATCCTCTGGAGCTGGGACTGCCAATGGCAGTACGAGTATAATTTGACCGCCCGAGGCCAATATGTCGAGACCGTCCTGTTCGGTCTTCGCGGACGAAACGGTGTCAAAGACATGCTTAACTGGTTGACTTCCAGTAGCTTTCTTGATTGCAGTGATCAATGCGGATGAAGGGAGGTTTCGATCGAATACTTCAGTTGCTCCGATGGATTTGAGGTGTTCGGTATGCTTAAGCGACGCGGTTGTCAGAATGGGCGAAAAGCCTGATAATTTGGCGAGCTGTATAGCTGGAAGCGAACTCTGTTGCTTATCAATCCAAGAGGAACAAACGAAACCGCGTACCAATCTGTCCAACAGATGAAGCCCCTCCCAGAATCACGATAGGGGTGCCAGCATATTTTCCTTTTGTCGCTTCTGACACCGGAGGCTCGAACCCTAGACCAAAGGGAGATTTGTTGTATAGAGCAACGTAGGCGCATGTCAAGACTCCCGGGAGTGCGGAGACTTGTTCGTAGGACCAGTTGTCGGGAAGCTTGACAAGAGGGATAGTAAGTTGGCTCACAAAGTTCAAGAAACCATCGTGCATACCTTGGCTACAGTTGCAGCAATTGCAACACAATATTGTTGGAAAGAGGAGAATCTGCTGTAGTTGAATTGCCCTTGTACAAACCTAAAGCAGGTTCACAGAGTTAACGGTAACTCGTAATGCCAGATTTACTAGCGCTTACACTCGGTCGCCTTTCTTGAAGCCAATGACTCCTTCCCCAAGTTCTTCAACATCCCCTGCAATATCGCATCCTATAACTGCCGGAAATTCCTCAACAAATATTCCATACTTCTGGATCTTCCAGTCGACAGGATTGAGAGAGGTCGCTTGAATTTTAATCAAGATTTCTCCGGGGCCAGGCTTGTAGATTTCGGTTTCCTTGATCAAGAAATCACCGAATTTTTTCTCGAGGAGGAGTGCTTTCTGTGTGGAAGGCATGCTTGATGAGGAAGTGATAATGTTGCAAGATAAATGTTGGACGGCAACTTGCACTCCAACACAGACTCCTTCCATTTTATACTGCAATGCACGATCACTACCCGTTTGAGTATTCTGCGTTTCGCCCCCTTTCTAATCTCTCAGTGCGTTATTTTCTAGCTTGCTAATGCAGTCTGATATTGTCAGGTACCGCAGCCTTTGTTAACTGCCTCCACTTTTGAGAATGAGCTGCCACCAGTGTTGCGTAGGCCCTGACCCGCGTGAATTTGTCTTGCGGCATCACTGCGTTATCCAGCCGGCTTAACATGGGGATCCATCATGACATAAACCGTGGGCACACAGTGTATTAAATTCGGTTATCATCCTTGGCTGACGTATGATAATATACATGGTTATAAATTGTTAAGCCTGTAGTAAAAAGTGAAAACTTGGCAGAGAGTCGATGGACTTTAGACAAGTGCTAAGTCATTATTGCAtctttcaagttcaagttacTTTTCGTCAGATGATGAACTTTCAGCGTCGGATACGAGCACAAAATTCCTTTGCTTATACCTAACCTTTTACTTTGGACGCCTGATATTCTTACGTGGAGTGCGCAGCCAGAACGTTGAAATACGCGAACACTCAAATTTCAAACTTGATTCAAAGGACAAAGGTTGCTGAATTTTCTCCATTTTCTTCGGAGGACCGAGATTTGAAATGTAACGCGTGACTACCACGAGGTACTCCGAGTCTATATTGGGGTACGACGATACCAAAACGGGAAcactatttttttttggaatctGTTTATGGGAACACGAATTTCATCTCTTGTATCTGGAAGATTTGTGGTCGTATCAAATTTGTATGCTGTTACAATAGCGACATTTCCGTTGCGATTCTTGAAGCTTGATGGCACATCGTGTGTAGTACTTAACTTGGCTGCCCATGCCTTCATACCGGAGGTCCCCTAACTTATTGCAGGCTCAAGCCGTTGAATAAATCCTCTATCAATTTCACCCTTTCTTTCCCTCTTGGGCTGACCTTGCACTTGAGAGGCTTAGGCATAAAGGATATTCCCTAATATTGCATCCAGTTTCTCAGTAATTCAATGAGCATGCACAAATTGAAGCTAGTACTTACATCGTTGTACTCATCCTCCAGGTTCCACTTAGTTCCCGATGCATTCGAACCATCTGTCGGAGTGAGGTCAAACGCCCAAATGAGCCTCATGGTAATGAGATTCTACAGTCAAATTTTATGTATGATTGAACGTAATCTTAGAGTCGAATGCATGTGATCGTACCGTATTCGTAGTAGCAAGGTGCATTCCAGGACATAAACGCTAAGATCAGCTAATTTAGCCTATCGCTCAAAATAATATGTATATTTGAGAAAATAAATACCTTTCCGCCTCCGAACACGAAGCTCTGGCGAATGGTGTAACCTTTTTCGAGGCCGGGCTTTGTTCCATCAGTTGTGAAAAGGTACCGTTCTGGCCAGAAGTCATCTGGACGTTCGAAAAGTTCTACAAAACGTTTATTGATCAATGTACATCTTATTTTATTGTAGAGATGCATACTTGAATCATGCATGACGCCCCCTAACACAATGCGAAAACAATGAGCGACGATATTGTGTGATTTACCATG
Coding sequences within it:
- a CDS encoding Dehydrogenase orsE yields the protein MPSTQKALLLEKKFGDFLIKETEIYKPGPGEILIKIQATSLNPVDWKIQKYGIFVEEFPAVIGCDIAGDVEELGEGVIGFKKGDRVFVQGQFNYSRFSSFQQYCVAIAATVAKLPDNWSYEQVSALPGVLTCAYVALYNKSPFGLGFEPPVSEATKGKYAGTPIVILGGASSVGQIAIQLAKLSGFSPILTTASLKHTEHLKSIGATEVFDRNLPSSALITAIKKATGSQPVKHVFDTVSSAKTEQDGLDILASGGQIILVLPLAVPAPEDKKVTTVSGFLRDPNNVELLESLYRDHITAWLEQGVIKPNSIEILPRGLAGIPEGLARLQKDQVSGFKLVAHPQET